One segment of Corallococcus silvisoli DNA contains the following:
- the prfB gene encoding peptide chain release factor 2 (programmed frameshift): protein MANDSMEKIQALKERLNALRGHLDLDRKRSRIALIERDSTQPNFWDDNTKAQGLLKEKSTLEASVGAFDKTMRGLDDAQTLLELAAEMNDEASAQEAEGSLASLEAEVAKLELARMLSGPQDRSNCFMDINAGAGGTDSMDWAAMLLRMYSRYGETKGWKVELSDEVPGEEAGFKNVSLRIEGENAYGYLKAEVGVHRLVRISPFDANARRQTAFASVDVYPEVDDSIQIDLPEKDIELKFIRGGGAGGQKVNKTSSTAQLRHLPTGIIITCQTERSQSANKDMAFKILRGRLYELEMKKREAERDAAEAAKKDISFGSQIRSYVLAPYRMVKDLRTGVETGNVDKVLDGDLDEFVTAQLLGVKNPNRNASAD from the exons ATGGCGAACGATTCGATGGAGAAGATCCAGGCCCTGAAGGAGCGCCTCAACGCGCTCCGGGGGCATCTT GACCTCGACCGCAAGCGGTCCCGCATCGCGCTGATTGAACGTGACTCCACGCAGCCCAACTTCTGGGACGACAACACCAAGGCCCAGGGGCTCCTGAAGGAGAAGTCCACGCTGGAGGCCAGCGTGGGCGCCTTCGACAAGACGATGCGCGGGCTGGACGACGCGCAGACGCTGCTGGAGCTGGCGGCGGAGATGAACGACGAGGCGAGCGCGCAGGAGGCGGAGGGTTCGCTCGCGTCGCTGGAGGCGGAGGTCGCGAAGCTGGAGCTGGCGCGGATGCTCTCCGGCCCGCAGGACCGCAGCAACTGCTTCATGGACATCAACGCGGGCGCTGGCGGCACGGACTCCATGGACTGGGCCGCCATGCTGCTGCGCATGTACTCGCGCTACGGTGAGACGAAGGGCTGGAAGGTCGAGCTCAGCGACGAGGTGCCCGGCGAAGAGGCGGGCTTCAAGAACGTCTCGCTGCGCATCGAGGGCGAGAACGCCTACGGCTACCTGAAGGCGGAGGTGGGCGTGCACCGGCTCGTGCGCATCAGCCCCTTCGACGCCAACGCGCGCCGGCAGACGGCCTTCGCGTCCGTGGACGTGTACCCGGAGGTCGACGACAGCATCCAGATCGACCTGCCGGAGAAGGACATCGAACTGAAGTTCATCCGCGGCGGCGGCGCGGGCGGACAGAAGGTCAACAAGACGTCGTCCACGGCGCAGCTGCGCCACCTGCCCACGGGCATCATCATCACCTGCCAGACGGAGCGCTCGCAGTCGGCCAACAAGGACATGGCCTTCAAGATCCTGCGAGGCCGCCTCTACGAGCTGGAGATGAAGAAGCGCGAGGCCGAGCGCGACGCGGCGGAGGCGGCGAAGAAGGACATCTCCTTCGGTTCGCAGATCCGCAGCTACGTGCTGGCGCCGTACCGCATGGTCAAGGACCTGCGCACCGGCGTGGAGACGGGCAACGTGGACAAGGTGCTGGACGGCGACCTGGACGAGTTCGTCACCGCGCAGCTCCTGGGCGTGAAGAACCCGAACCGCAACGCCTCCGCGGACTGA